From Deltaproteobacteria bacterium:
ACGCGGACTCCGTAGTTCTTCTCGAAGCGCGGCCTTATGCCGTAGAGGATTTGCCGTGTTTCGTCAAGCGTTGGCTCGTTTACGTAAACAGTTCGAAACCTTCTTGCAAGCGCTTCGTCCTCGGCAATGAACTCCTTATACTCGGCAAGTGTCGTTGCGCCGATTATCTGCACCTCGCCCCTTGCAAGAGTTGACTTGAATATGTTGGCAGCATCACTTGGCACGCCCATGGCGCTGCCCGCGCCTATGAGGGTATGCGCCTCGTCTATGAAGAAGATGATGTTCTTTCTGTCCTTTATTTCCTTTATTATTTTCTCTATCCTGTCCTCGAACATGCCCCTGAATATAGTTCCCGCAACGACCGAGTTCATCTGGAGGTTCACGATTTGCTTGCCACGCAGCCTCTTTGGCACGCTCATGGGCTCAAGTTCGAGCCTTCTTGCGATTCCCTCGGCAACAGCAGTTTTACCCACCCCTGGCTCGCCAATCAGCATGACGGAGTTACTACGCTCGACGTGGCAAAGCACCTCCATGGCCCTTTCTATTTCAGAAGCGCGGCCGATAACAGGCGAGAGCTTATCGTATCTGGCAAGCTTATTCAGGTTCACCGCAAAGTGCTTAAGATTCGGCGGCAAATCGTACTTCTTCTTATATTCCTCTTCCTTTTCTTCCTTGCTTCTTACGCGCACGGTTATGCGGCGCATGACGTAGTCCGGGTCCATGCCGAAGCTTCTGAAAATTTTCGCCGGAAGGCTCTGGTTTTCCTGGAATATGGCCATGAAGATGTCGGTTGTGTCTATTTCTTCGCGGTTCCACCTCTGCGCTTCTTCCCTTGCAAGACGAAGTAAGTTCTTTGTGGCCGGCGGAACCTTTATGCCAACCGGAGCGAACTGCCTGGATACGTATAGATTGTCGTTTAGGAAGCTTATTACGTGCGAGGTGTCGAGGTTAAGGTCTCCCATGACGTCCTTGAAGAACGTCTCCTCGACCTTTGCAAAGGCAAGGAATATGTGCTCGACCCCGAGATAGAAGTGCTGCCTGCGCTTACTCTCCTCGATAGCGGAATCGAGGATTGCCCGCGCCTTCTCGGTCATCAGTTCCCTGTACTCTTCTATCTCGTTCATGGTAAAACTCCGCGAGTTAGTGGGTACTTAAAACCGTTACAAAAGAGCAGCCCCAAAGGGGCTGCTTCTTGATTTCATTCTACCACAAACCCTTCCTTGGTTCATAGGGATTTATTTTCTCGAGTTCTTCGAGAAGTTCTTTGGTTTTATCGTCTACCGTTGGCGGCACCATGACTTTAATGACAATATATGCATCCCCTGCGCCGTGCGCTGTTTTCACGCCCTTGGCCTTTATCCTGAGCTTTTTGCCGCTTTGCGTGCCGGCAGGTATGCGCACGGTAGTATGCCCGCCGTCAACTGTCGGCACGGCGATATCAGCGCCAAGGGTGGCTTCTTTTATCGTAACCGGGACTTCGATATATATGTCCTCGCCCTGCCTGTCAAAGTACGCATGCGGCTCGACCGTAACATTGATATACAAATCCCCTGAAGACCCGCCTGCCGAGCCAACGCCGCCCTTTCCGGGTACGCGCACCCTTGAGCCGTCGCGTACGCCGTGCGGTATCCTTGCCTTCACCTTTTCAGATGCGCCGCCGCGCTTTACAGTGAGCTCGAGCTCTGCGCCGTTTACAGCCTGCATGAAGCTAAGCCGCGTTGTGTACTCAAGGTCGCTGCCGCGCATTGGGCCGCGCTGCCCGCGTCTTGGCCCTGCGCCGCGCCCTGCGCCGCGCCCGCCAAAGAGGTCTGAGAATATGTCCTCGAACCCGCCGCCAAAATAATTCTCGAAGTTCGAGAAGTCGAACCCTCCGGGCCCTGCCTCCCACGGCGGCACGCCCTCGAAGGTGACCCTTCCGCCAAGATCATAGGTCTTTCGCTTTTCAGCGTCAGAGAGCACGGCAAAGGCCTCGTTGATTTCCTTGAACTTCGCCTCTGCGGCCTTGTCGTTTGGATGAAGGTCAGGGTGGTATTTTTTGGCAAGGCTTCGGTAGGCCTTTTTTATGTCCTCTAACTTGGAGTCGCGGGCAACGCCGAGGATGTCGTAGTAGTCTTTTTCTCTTCCGGCCATAGTATTGGTAGTATATCAAAAAGAAACGCCACTGTCGATTTTACTCAGTGGCGGCACTTTTATACCGAAATCCGTTGTTTTTTAAATACGCTGGCAACGCTGCAGGCGTGACGCCTGCAGCAGGCCGAGGGCCTGCACCCGAATGAAAAAGCAGTCATTGCGAGGAGGCCGAAGGCCGACGAAACAATCTCACGTTGTCATTCCCGCGATGTTTTGAGCGGGAATCCAATTTTAGAAATGGATTCCTGCTTCCGCAGGAATGACAACCCTGTGACGAGATGCTGAAATTAATCCAGCATGACAAAAAATTTGCGCTGGCCGCGCGGCCGGGGTTTGGAAAGAATCAAGCTCCGTAACCCCTCACCTTTATCCTCTCCCCAATGCAATTGGGGAGAGGAATTTTTGGAAGAACACTTTGCGAAGCAAGAACCGCTTGACTTTCAAGACGGTATCTACCCGGCTACCAAGCTGCTACACGACTTTATTTTCCCCATCATCAGGCTCGGGGTAGATATCAAAACCAATTTCAGCATTAAATTGCGCCACTCCCGCACAGGTTTCCTTGCTTAATTGAGGACCATCGCCTGCAAAAAGACGGGTAGACGTCCAGAAGACGTCAAATGAAATTTCCCAATTTCTAGAAAGCTCCACTATGGTTTCCCTTTTAGGAAATAACATGGCAAACAAATAAGAAAAATGTTCATTTACATCTTCAGACTCTACTTTTCCTTTTGTATTTATAGACCAATAACCAGGCCTCCTGTTACCGGCACGCATAGTTTTAGTCTTCGCCTTCCCTTTTACAGGGGTGGCCTTGATACCAATTTTATCCTCAATCTCATCCGGATCTATATCAAAACCAGCAATAAAAAAATATACTATTATCTTGTGCTCTTTTTTACACGACATAAATTCAACCTTTATTTAAAATCATTTATATTATAACCAGTAGGTTCCATAAGATTAACGTCGCGTGTTCCCTTTGCCCCCTCATATATATTCCCGTCTGCATCCTTATAAAGATCACGCAATCCCTTATGGTCACCAGGCTTCAAATCGTGCGGGTGTATCCCATGCTTTATAAGTTTATCAATCTCCCACTTGCTTAACTTGGTTGCTAGCTTTTTAACTCCTTCTCTAATCCCTTTGGTTGCAGCAAGAACGATTAAACACTCACCAGAAGGTACTGTGGCAATGTCGATTATAATAGACCCATAGTCCACCGCGTCAAGCAAGCCAAAAAGGATATAAATGGCATCGGCATTGCTAATTACAGGTTCTGGTGCCTGCGGCAAATAAAGATACTCACTCCATCCGCACGCCTCCCCATTATATCCGTAACTAACCCCATTCGCTTCACACAACCCCCACGGATCCGTGAACCTCACCGGATTCCCGGCCACGTACGCGTACAGGTTCATGCCGCCGGCAAAGCCAATCGGGTCTTTGGTGATAAAGCGTCCGTCATTGGCATCATAATACCGCGCGCGGTAATAGTAAAGTCCGGTCTCGTTATCCCACTCCCTGCCCTGCCGCCCATTCTACCACAACACGGCTCAAATAAAAATCCCTCTCCCCGATTGTAACGGGGAGAGGGAGAAAGGGAGAAGGGCACCAGACTTGGTTCGCATTTCGTAAGCTCCGTGGTTCAGATGACCTCGTTTATAAAAATTTGGTGGGCTGTGCCCACCCTACCCGACTGTGCCCACCCTACCCGACTTGCCGGTTCAAGCTTGCA
This genomic window contains:
- a CDS encoding DnaJ domain-containing protein encodes the protein MAGREKDYYDILGVARDSKLEDIKKAYRSLAKKYHPDLHPNDKAAEAKFKEINEAFAVLSDAEKRKTYDLGGRVTFEGVPPWEAGPGGFDFSNFENYFGGGFEDIFSDLFGGRGAGRGAGPRRGQRGPMRGSDLEYTTRLSFMQAVNGAELELTVKRGGASEKVKARIPHGVRDGSRVRVPGKGGVGSAGGSSGDLYINVTVEPHAYFDRQGEDIYIEVPVTIKEATLGADIAVPTVDGGHTTVRIPAGTQSGKKLRIKAKGVKTAHGAGDAYIVIKVMVPPTVDDKTKELLEELEKINPYEPRKGLW
- a CDS encoding polymorphic toxin type 33 domain-containing protein — translated: MRFTDPWGLCEANGVSYGYNGEACGWSEYLYLPQAPEPVISNADAIYILFGLLDAVDYGSIIIDIATVPSGECLIVLAATKGIREGVKKLATKLSKWEIDKLIKHGIHPHDLKPGDHKGLRDLYKDADGNIYEGAKGTRDVNLMEPTGYNINDFK
- a CDS encoding DUF4279 domain-containing protein, which gives rise to MSCKKEHKIIVYFFIAGFDIDPDEIEDKIGIKATPVKGKAKTKTMRAGNRRPGYWSINTKGKVESEDVNEHFSYLFAMLFPKRETIVELSRNWEISFDVFWTSTRLFAGDGPQLSKETCAGVAQFNAEIGFDIYPEPDDGENKVV